The proteins below are encoded in one region of Streptomyces sp. NBC_00490:
- a CDS encoding ribose-phosphate diphosphokinase, with protein sequence MRDIAVFSGSAHPELAAEVCAHLGVPLSPTRVSRFANDCLEVQLQANCRERDVFLIQPLVKPVQENLVELLLMCDAARGASARRITVVMPHYSYARSDKKDEPRISLGGRLVADLLVSAGASRVLAMTLHSPQVHGFFSVPVDHLHALRELAAHFQQYDLSRTTVVSPDLGNVKEAAAFARLIGAQVAAGAKQRFADDRVSINSVIGEVTDRDVIVLDDEIAKGSTVLELLERLRELKPRSIRVACTHGLFAAGALKRIGEQPDILEIVCTNTVPVPEEERTEKLRILSIAPALAEAVRRIHNGESVSALFDAPRSE encoded by the coding sequence GTGCGAGACATCGCCGTGTTCAGCGGTAGTGCCCACCCCGAGCTGGCGGCGGAGGTCTGCGCACACCTGGGGGTGCCGCTGAGCCCCACGCGGGTCAGCCGGTTCGCCAACGACTGTCTGGAGGTGCAGCTCCAGGCCAACTGCCGGGAGCGGGATGTCTTCCTCATCCAGCCGCTGGTCAAGCCGGTCCAGGAGAACCTCGTCGAGCTGCTGCTGATGTGCGACGCGGCGCGCGGGGCCTCGGCCCGCCGGATCACCGTCGTCATGCCGCACTACTCCTACGCCCGCTCCGACAAGAAGGACGAGCCCCGTATCTCGCTGGGCGGGCGGCTCGTCGCGGACCTGCTGGTGTCGGCCGGTGCGAGCCGTGTCCTCGCCATGACGCTGCACTCGCCGCAGGTGCACGGGTTCTTCTCGGTCCCGGTCGACCATCTGCACGCGCTGCGCGAGCTGGCCGCGCACTTTCAGCAGTACGACCTCTCCCGCACCACCGTCGTCTCCCCGGACCTCGGCAACGTCAAGGAGGCGGCCGCGTTCGCCCGGCTGATCGGCGCGCAGGTGGCGGCCGGCGCCAAGCAGCGGTTCGCGGACGACCGGGTCAGCATCAACTCCGTCATCGGCGAGGTCACCGACCGGGATGTCATCGTGCTGGACGACGAGATCGCCAAGGGCAGCACCGTCCTGGAACTCCTGGAACGGCTGCGGGAGTTGAAGCCGCGCTCGATCCGGGTCGCCTGTACGCACGGTCTCTTCGCGGCGGGCGCGCTCAAGCGGATCGGCGAGCAGCCCGACATCCTGGAGATCGTCTGCACCAACACCGTGCCGGTGCCCGAGGAGGAGCGCACGGAGAAGCTGCGGATCCTGTCCATCGCCCCCGCGCTCGCCGAGGCCGTGCGGCGCATTCACAACGGCGAGTCCGTCAGTGCCCTGTTCGACGCGCCGCGGAGCGAATAG
- the tuf gene encoding elongation factor Tu, with protein MAKAKFERTKPHVNIGTIGHIDHGKTTLTAAITKVLHDRYPDLNPFTPFDQIDKAPEERQRGITISIAHVEYQTEHRHYAHVDCPGHADYIKNMITGAAQMDGAILVVAATDGPMPQTKEHVLLARQVGVPYIVVALNKTDMVDDEEILELVELEVRELLTEYEFPGDDVPVIQVSALRALEGDERWARSVLDLLDAVDSAVPEPQRDVDKPFLMPIEDVFTITGRGTVVTGRIERGVLHVNKEVEIIGIHEEKTRTTVTGIEMFRKLLDEGRAGENVGLLLRGVKREDVERGQVVIQPGTVTPHKEFEARAYVLSKDEGGRHTPFFDNYRPQFYFRTTDVTGVVTLPKGTEMVMPGDNTTMLVQLIQPIAMEEGLKFAIREGGRTVGAGQVTKILK; from the coding sequence GTGGCGAAGGCGAAGTTCGAGCGGACCAAGCCGCATGTGAACATCGGCACCATCGGGCACATCGACCACGGCAAGACCACGCTCACCGCGGCCATCACGAAGGTGCTGCACGACAGGTATCCGGACCTGAACCCGTTCACGCCCTTCGACCAGATCGACAAGGCGCCCGAGGAGCGGCAGCGCGGCATCACCATCTCGATCGCGCACGTCGAGTACCAGACCGAGCACCGGCACTACGCGCACGTCGACTGCCCGGGTCACGCCGACTACATCAAGAACATGATCACCGGCGCGGCCCAGATGGACGGCGCGATCCTGGTCGTGGCGGCCACCGACGGGCCGATGCCGCAGACCAAGGAGCACGTCCTGCTCGCCCGGCAGGTCGGTGTGCCGTACATCGTCGTGGCCCTCAACAAGACGGACATGGTGGACGACGAGGAGATCCTCGAGCTCGTCGAGCTGGAGGTGCGCGAGCTGCTCACCGAGTACGAGTTCCCCGGCGACGACGTGCCCGTGATCCAGGTGTCGGCGCTCAGGGCGCTGGAGGGCGACGAGCGGTGGGCCCGGTCGGTGCTGGATCTGCTGGACGCGGTCGACTCGGCGGTCCCCGAACCGCAGCGCGACGTGGACAAGCCGTTCCTGATGCCGATCGAGGACGTCTTCACGATCACCGGACGCGGCACGGTCGTCACCGGCCGGATCGAGCGCGGGGTTCTGCACGTCAACAAGGAGGTCGAGATCATCGGCATCCACGAGGAGAAGACGAGGACCACCGTCACCGGCATCGAGATGTTCCGCAAGCTCCTCGACGAGGGCCGGGCGGGGGAGAACGTGGGCCTGCTGCTGCGCGGCGTCAAACGGGAGGACGTCGAGCGCGGACAGGTCGTGATCCAGCCGGGCACGGTCACCCCGCACAAGGAGTTCGAGGCACGCGCGTACGTCCTGTCCAAGGACGAGGGCGGCCGGCACACGCCGTTCTTCGACAACTACCGCCCGCAGTTCTACTTCCGCACGACGGACGTCACCGGTGTGGTGACCCTGCCCAAGGGCACCGAGATGGTCATGCCGGGCGACAACACGACGATGCTCGTGCAGCTGATCCAGCCCATCGCCATGGAGGAGGGGCTGAAGTTCGCCATCCGTGAGGGCGGGCGGACCGTGGGCGCCGGTCAGGTCACCAAGATCCTCAAGTAG
- a CDS encoding anti-sigma factor antagonist (This anti-anti-sigma factor, or anti-sigma factor antagonist, belongs to a family that includes characterized members SpoIIAA, RsbV, RsfA, and RsfB.), with protein sequence MQQDPAPLSRHLRIHQDRGHTVLEFRGEIDIAAALEIVPYLDRVTGRDGARIVIDLGQVEFFDCSGLRLLYRARTRVLDHDGRLHLVCTDPLTLRIMRVTGLHRLLPAHPTLDAALGQSEATSGSL encoded by the coding sequence GTGCAGCAGGACCCTGCACCGCTGAGCCGGCATCTGCGTATCCACCAGGACCGCGGACACACCGTGCTGGAGTTCCGCGGCGAGATCGACATCGCGGCGGCGCTGGAGATCGTCCCGTACCTGGACCGGGTGACCGGACGCGACGGCGCCCGGATCGTGATCGACCTCGGACAGGTCGAGTTCTTCGACTGCTCCGGACTGCGGCTGCTCTACCGCGCCCGTACCCGGGTCCTCGACCACGACGGCCGCTTACACCTGGTCTGCACCGATCCCCTGACCCTGCGCATCATGCGGGTCACCGGCCTGCACCGGCTGCTGCCCGCGCACCCGACGCTGGACGCGGCCCTGGGACAGTCCGAGGCCACGTCCGGCTCGCTGTGA
- a CDS encoding MarR family winged helix-turn-helix transcriptional regulator — protein sequence MLETQAAKAAPSLLYMVKQVELVVRSHLDELVKPSGITALQYTALTVLERHDGLSAAQLARDSFVTAQSIADLVRSLENRGLVRRERNPRNRRELLILLTDAGRELLARHAEPVRELEERMVRDLTTHQTEQFRQSLTRAWHALS from the coding sequence ATGCTCGAGACCCAGGCGGCCAAGGCGGCCCCGTCACTGCTCTACATGGTCAAACAAGTGGAACTCGTCGTCCGTTCCCACCTCGACGAGCTGGTCAAGCCGTCCGGGATCACGGCGTTGCAGTACACCGCCCTGACGGTCCTGGAGCGGCACGACGGGCTGTCGGCGGCACAGCTGGCCCGCGACTCGTTCGTCACCGCCCAGTCCATCGCCGATCTCGTACGGTCGCTGGAGAACCGCGGACTGGTGCGCCGGGAGCGCAATCCGCGCAACCGCAGGGAGCTCTTGATCCTGCTCACCGACGCCGGCCGCGAGCTCCTCGCCCGGCACGCGGAGCCCGTGCGGGAGCTGGAGGAGCGGATGGTCCGCGATCTCACCACGCACCAGACCGAGCAGTTCCGTCAGTCGCTGACCAGGGCCTGGCACGCCTTGTCGTAA
- a CDS encoding aldehyde dehydrogenase family protein — protein MTTFEIEPGRLFIGGQWREAADGARTEVVDPSRGAVVTTVAEAGAADVDAAVRAAREAFDDGSWSGLSGRERGRILHRVAELIRENADEIAHLESLDVGKPITLAQAVDVTNAANDYEHFAALAHTLHGANRDTPMNALAYTRREPLGVVAAITPFNFPLILAGSKIAPALAAGNTVVHKPADETPLSALYMARLFQRAGVPDGVVNVVTGAGPVAGEALLRHSGVDKIAFTGSTAVGRHAASVAGEALKPVTMELGGNAAHVVFEDAELEKAVGAIIKGFVFNSGQFCMGGPRLLVARSVYATLLGILEQAVPGVPLGDPRLPETVIGPMAGEKHLKKVEEYVELARKEGGRIVCGGERLDLDGGFYYKPTVIADLPNDSRVIQEEIFGPVLTVQPFDSEEEAIRLANSTPYGLASGIQTSNLARAHRIADKLQAGIVWVNDWAMLDPAVPFGGVKDSGFGREYGPEALAAYTRTKSVVVSLD, from the coding sequence ATGACCACCTTCGAGATCGAACCCGGGCGGCTGTTCATCGGGGGACAGTGGCGCGAGGCCGCGGACGGAGCGCGCACCGAGGTGGTCGACCCGTCCCGGGGCGCCGTGGTCACCACCGTCGCCGAGGCGGGCGCCGCCGACGTGGACGCGGCCGTGCGCGCCGCACGGGAGGCCTTCGACGACGGCTCCTGGTCCGGTCTGAGCGGCCGGGAGCGCGGTCGCATCCTGCACCGCGTCGCGGAGCTGATCCGCGAGAACGCCGACGAGATAGCCCACCTGGAGAGCCTCGACGTCGGCAAGCCGATCACGCTGGCGCAGGCCGTCGACGTGACGAACGCGGCCAACGACTACGAGCACTTCGCCGCCCTCGCCCACACCCTGCACGGGGCCAATCGCGACACCCCCATGAACGCCCTCGCCTACACCCGGCGCGAGCCGCTCGGTGTGGTCGCCGCGATCACCCCCTTCAACTTCCCGCTGATCCTGGCCGGCTCGAAGATCGCCCCGGCGCTGGCGGCGGGCAACACGGTCGTGCACAAGCCGGCCGACGAGACCCCGCTCAGCGCCCTCTACATGGCCCGCCTCTTCCAGCGGGCGGGGGTCCCCGACGGCGTGGTCAACGTCGTGACCGGCGCGGGCCCGGTCGCGGGCGAGGCGCTGCTGCGGCACAGCGGCGTCGACAAGATCGCCTTCACCGGCTCCACCGCGGTCGGCCGGCACGCCGCGAGCGTCGCCGGCGAGGCCCTCAAGCCGGTCACCATGGAGCTGGGCGGCAACGCGGCCCACGTCGTCTTCGAGGACGCCGAGCTGGAGAAGGCCGTCGGCGCGATCATCAAGGGCTTCGTCTTCAACTCCGGCCAGTTCTGCATGGGCGGCCCGCGGCTGCTGGTGGCCCGCTCGGTCTACGCCACCCTGCTGGGCATCCTGGAACAGGCCGTGCCCGGCGTCCCGCTCGGCGACCCCCGGCTGCCGGAGACCGTCATCGGGCCGATGGCGGGGGAGAAGCACCTCAAGAAGGTCGAGGAGTACGTCGAGCTGGCCCGCAAGGAAGGCGGCCGCATCGTCTGCGGCGGCGAACGCCTCGATCTGGACGGCGGCTTCTACTACAAGCCCACGGTCATCGCCGACCTGCCGAACGACTCCCGGGTGATCCAGGAGGAGATCTTCGGACCGGTCCTCACCGTGCAGCCCTTCGACTCCGAGGAGGAGGCGATCCGGCTCGCCAACTCCACGCCGTACGGCCTGGCTTCGGGCATCCAGACGTCCAACCTCGCCCGCGCCCACCGCATCGCCGACAAGCTCCAGGCGGGCATCGTCTGGGTCAACGACTGGGCGATGCTCGACCCCGCGGTCCCCTTCGGCGGCGTCAAGGACTCCGGATTCGGGCGGGAGTACGGCCCCGAGGCCCTCGCCGCCTACACCAGGACCAAGTCCGTCGTCGTCTCGCTCGACTGA